One stretch of Clavibacter michiganensis DNA includes these proteins:
- a CDS encoding helix-turn-helix transcriptional regulator, producing MSDVRGAEHARALRPGQPLGLRLDARVDEFHALLLQCPLDEVRPAGRDWLRLRYAEIVPLVLGSALSSVEHGRPLPAACLEDLRGVARRSAAEPDVDLSVALRGALPALRVFALVMQAAVAERNGMLIVAMARASHVAHELGTCWVEAWAQHRAEDAARPAVPAAVPVVVTVPGSAVADPAAEPEPEPELDLVARAPDLDDVEERMLALTAYGMSNDEIARATSYSRQAVAWHLGRLMRSWNAPNRTALVSVAFVRGVIRSRRVRRPRAITGTTDDRPAISGG from the coding sequence ATGAGCGACGTCCGGGGTGCCGAGCACGCGAGGGCCCTGCGCCCGGGACAACCGCTGGGGCTCCGGCTCGACGCCCGCGTCGACGAGTTCCACGCGCTGCTGCTGCAGTGCCCGCTCGACGAGGTGCGGCCCGCCGGACGCGACTGGCTGCGGCTCCGGTACGCGGAGATCGTGCCGCTGGTGCTGGGATCCGCGCTCTCGTCCGTCGAGCACGGGCGCCCGCTCCCCGCGGCCTGCCTCGAGGACCTGCGGGGCGTCGCCCGGCGCAGCGCCGCCGAGCCGGACGTCGACCTCTCCGTCGCGCTCCGCGGTGCGCTGCCCGCGCTGCGCGTCTTCGCCCTCGTGATGCAGGCGGCCGTCGCGGAGCGGAACGGGATGCTGATCGTCGCGATGGCCCGGGCATCGCACGTGGCGCACGAGCTCGGCACCTGCTGGGTGGAGGCGTGGGCGCAGCACCGCGCGGAGGACGCCGCGCGGCCCGCGGTGCCGGCCGCCGTGCCCGTCGTCGTGACCGTGCCCGGGTCCGCCGTCGCGGATCCGGCGGCGGAACCCGAGCCGGAGCCCGAGCTCGACCTCGTGGCCCGCGCCCCCGACCTCGACGACGTGGAGGAGCGGATGCTCGCGCTCACCGCGTACGGCATGTCGAACGACGAGATCGCGCGCGCCACCTCCTACAGCAGACAGGCCGTCGCGTGGCACCTCGGCCGGCTGATGCGCAGCTGGAACGCGCCGAACCGCACGGCGCTGGTGTCGGTCGCGTTCGTGCGCGGCGTGATCCGGTCGCGGCGCGTGCGGCGACCCCGGGCCATCACGGGCACGACGGACGACCGCCCCGCCATCTCAGGAGGATGA